One genomic window of Branchiostoma floridae strain S238N-H82 chromosome 4, Bfl_VNyyK, whole genome shotgun sequence includes the following:
- the LOC118414842 gene encoding uncharacterized protein LOC118414842: MGKLSVTTNAKVKPEDLPSVENPISTVEPLPPKPGATLSHFVVPQPPTAPPMYRPPVRKNGCSKKCKIAAVSSVVLILAVALVVTGVFFLRAHRRAEKPPCMRSSHERHASHERHASHERQEEDEEDCDEEKNEKWYDWLENCMNQWFNKQPDEEGGDSGEGTSGEDDPPPGRPRPPKP; encoded by the exons ATGGGAAAGCTGTCGGTGACCACCAACGCCAAGGTGAAACCAGAGGACCTGCCTTCGGTGGAGAACCCCATCTCCACCGTAGAGCCGCTGCCTCCGAAGCCCGGGGCCACGCTGTCTCACTTCGTGGTGCCGCAGCCACCAACCGCGCCTCCGATGTACCGTCCACCG GTTCGCAAGAATGGCTGCTCCAAGAAGTGTAAGATTGCGGCCGTGAGCTCCGTCGTCTTGATCCTGGCCGTGGCCCTGGTCGTCACCGGTGTGTTCTTCCTCCGTGCGCACCGGAGGGCCGAGAAACCTCCCTGTATGCGGTCCAGCCACGAACGCCATGCTAGCCACGAACGCCATGCCAGCCACGAGCGCCAAGAG gAGGATGAGGAGGACTGTGACGAGGAGAAGAACGAGAAGTGGTATGATTGGCTGGAGAACTGCATGAACCAGTGGTTCAACAAACAGCCTGACGAAGAGGGCGGCGATTCCGGGGAGGGGACTTCCGGGGAGGATGACCCACCACCCGGCCGCCCACGACCGCCCAAGCCGTGA